In Ostrea edulis chromosome 4, xbOstEdul1.1, whole genome shotgun sequence, a single window of DNA contains:
- the LOC125670948 gene encoding heat shock protein 70 B2-like → MKVPVIGIDLGTTYSCVGVFQHGKVEIIANDQGNRTTPSYVAFTEAERIIGDAAKNQVAMNPKNTIFDAKRLIGRKFEEPSVQSDMKHWPFKVTNKQGKPMIQVEYKNEIKSFSPEEISSMVLTKMRETAEAFLGEKVTKAVITVPAYFNDSQRQATKDAGIIAGLEVLRMVNEPTAAALAYGLDKNLSGEKNVLIYDLGGGTFDVSILNIDEGSVFEVQSTAGDTHLGGEDFDNRMVDHFVKEFKRKYQREITSNKRALRRLRTACERAKRTLSSSTEASIEIDSLCDGVDFYTKITRARFEELCSDLFKSTMEPVERAIKDAKLDKSKIHDIVLVGGSTRIPKIQKLLSDFMGGKDLNRSINPDEAVAYGAAVQAAILSGDSSDVIKDLLLIDVAPLSLGIETAGGVMTNLIDRNSRIPCKIGKTFTTYSDNQPGVHIQVFEGERAMTKDNHKLGNFDLTGIPPAPRGVPQIDVEFDLDANCILNVSAVDKSTGKSNKVTITNDKGRLSKAEIDRMVSDAEKYQEADEKQKQRVQSKNQLENYVYGIRNAVDEERGKLQPSEKTEALNACEEALKWLDLNADAETSEFEGKLKMVQETCSPIMTKLHSEQKESSTAGGPKVEEVD, encoded by the coding sequence ATGAAGGTTCCTGTAATTGGAATTGATCTTGGAACGACTTATTCGTGCGTGGGTGTTTTCCAGCATGGGAAAGTGGAAATAATCGCCAACGACCAAGGTAATAGGACAACGCCGAGTTATGTTGCCTTTACAGAAGCCGAGCGCATCATCGGAGATGCTGCAAAAAACCAGGTAGCAATGAATCCGAAAAATACTATTTTTGATGCCAAAAGACTTATCGGAAGAAAATTTGAAGAGCCGTCTGTCCAAAGTGACATGAAACATTGGCCATTCAAAGTTACTAACAAGCAGGGAAAGCCAATGATACAAGTTGAATACAAGAATGAAATAAAGTCCTTTAGTCCTGAGGAAATTAGTTCGATGGTACTGACCAAAATGCGCGAGACTGCGGAAGCGTTTCTAGGAGAGAAAGTAACTAAGGCTGTCATCACAGTTCCGGCGTACTTTAACGATTCACAGCGCCAGGCAACAAAAGATGCGGGTATCATCGCAGGATTAGAGGTATTACGAATGGTAAACGAACCTACGGCTGCAGCCCTTGCGTACGGTCTTGACAAGAATTTATCGGGCGAAAAGAATGTTCTAATTTACGATCTAGGCGGGGGCACGTTCGATGTATCGATTCTTAACATCGACGAAGGTTCAGTCTTTGAAGTGCAGTCGACAGCGGGTGACACCCATCTTGGAGGAGAAGATTTTGACAACAGAATGGTTGATCACTTTGTAAAAGAATTCAAGAGGAAAtatcaaagggaaataacttcaAACAAACGAGCCCTTAGAAGACTAAGAACTGCGTGTGAAAGAGCCAAGAGGACATTGTCCAGCAGCACAGAGGCTAGTATAGAAATAGATTCCCTTTGCGACGGGGTTGACttctatacaaaaataaccCGCGCCAGATTCGAGGAACTGTGTTCTGACTTGTTCAAAAGTACAATGGAGCCTGTCGAAAGAGCAATAAAGGATGCCAAATTAGACAAGTCTAAAATCCACGACATCGTTCTGGTTGGCGGATCAACACGAATACCAAAGATACAAAAACTGCTTTCTGATTTCATGGGAGGAAAAGACTTAAACCGCTCTATTAATCCAGATGAGGCTGTAGCCTACGGCGCTGCTGTTCAGGCTGCCATTTTGTCGGGTGATTCCAGTGATGTTATCAAAGATTTGCTTTTGATTGACGTTGCGCCTTTATCCCTTGGAATTGAGACGGCGGGTGGTGTTATGACAAATCTTATTGATAGAAACAGCCGAATTCCGTGTAAAATTGGCAAAACTTTCACGACATACTCTGATAATCAACCAGGCGTCCATATTCAAGTTTTTGAAGGAGAACGCGCCATGACAAAGGACAACCATAAACTCGGAAACTTCGATCTTACGGGTATTCCTCCTGCGCCTAGAGGTGTTCCACAAATCGATGTTGAATTTGATTTAGACGCCAACTGCATTTTGAATGTTTCTGCAGTAGACAAGAGTACGGGTAAGTCTAATAAGGTGACCATTACCAACGACAAAGGTCGGCTTAGCAAGGCTGAAATTGATAGAATGGTTTCGGACGCAGAAAAATACCAGGAGGCGGACGAAAAACAGAAGCAACGCGTACAATCTAAGAACCAGTTAGAAAACTACGTTTACGGCATCCGCAATGCAGTGGATGAGGAAAGGGGAAAACTCCAGCCCTCAGAGAAGACAGAGGCACTAAATGCCTGCGAGGAAGCCTTGAAATGGTTAGATCTTAACGCCGATGCTGAAACGTCTGAATTTGAAGGTAAATTGAAGATGGTCCAGGAGACCTGTAGTCCAATTATGACAAAGCTTCACAGCGAACAAAAAGAAAGTAGTACAGCAGGTGGACCAAAGGTGGAAGAAGTGGATTAA